From Streptomyces asiaticus, one genomic window encodes:
- the nadA gene encoding quinolinate synthase NadA — MRDVTTAQPLDVQPTPLALLLLGREADPRSERGVECPGDLPAPSDPDLVARARAAKEKLGDKVFVLGHHYQRDEVIEFADVTGDSFKLARDAAARPDAEYIVFCGVHFMAESADILTTDAQQVVLPDLAAGCSMADMATAEQVAECWEVLTEAGVADVTVPVSYMNSSADIKAFTGRHGGTICTSSNAQRALEWAFQQGQKVLFLPDQHLGRNTAVRDMGMSLEDCVVYNPHKPNGGLTPEELRAATMILWRGHCSVHGRFSLDSVNDVRERIPGVNVLVHPECKHEVVAAADYVGSTEYIIKALEAAPAGSKWAIGTELNLVRRLANRFADQGKEIVFLDKTVCFCSTMNRIDLPHLVWALESLVAGKVVNRIQVDKETEHFAKLALERMLALP; from the coding sequence GTGCGTGACGTGACCACCGCCCAACCCCTCGACGTGCAGCCGACCCCGCTCGCTCTGCTGCTTCTCGGCCGGGAGGCCGACCCCCGGAGCGAGCGCGGTGTGGAGTGCCCGGGAGACCTCCCGGCGCCCTCCGACCCGGACCTGGTGGCACGCGCCCGCGCGGCCAAGGAGAAGCTCGGGGACAAGGTCTTCGTGCTCGGCCACCACTACCAGCGCGACGAGGTCATCGAGTTCGCTGATGTCACCGGAGACTCGTTCAAGCTCGCCCGGGACGCGGCCGCGCGGCCGGACGCCGAGTACATCGTCTTCTGCGGTGTGCACTTCATGGCCGAGTCCGCCGACATCCTCACCACCGATGCCCAGCAGGTCGTCCTCCCCGATCTGGCGGCCGGCTGCTCGATGGCCGACATGGCCACGGCCGAGCAGGTCGCCGAGTGCTGGGAGGTGCTCACCGAGGCCGGTGTGGCGGATGTGACGGTGCCCGTCTCGTACATGAACTCCTCCGCCGACATCAAGGCGTTCACCGGTCGCCACGGCGGCACGATCTGCACCTCCTCCAATGCCCAGCGGGCGCTGGAGTGGGCGTTCCAGCAGGGCCAGAAGGTGCTGTTCCTGCCCGATCAGCATCTGGGGCGCAATACGGCGGTCCGCGACATGGGCATGTCGCTGGAGGACTGCGTCGTCTACAACCCGCACAAGCCGAACGGCGGGCTCACCCCCGAGGAGCTGCGCGCCGCCACGATGATCCTGTGGCGCGGCCACTGCTCGGTGCACGGTCGCTTCTCGCTGGACTCGGTCAACGATGTGCGCGAGCGCATACCGGGTGTGAACGTGCTGGTGCACCCCGAGTGCAAGCACGAGGTCGTGGCGGCGGCGGACTACGTGGGCTCGACCGAGTACATCATCAAGGCCCTGGAGGCCGCCCCCGCCGGTTCGAAGTGGGCGATCGGCACCGAGCTGAACCTCGTACGGCGCCTGGCCAATCGTTTCGCCGACCAGGGCAAGGAGATTGTCTTCCTCGACAAGACGGTGTGCTTCTGCTCGACCATGAACCGGATCGATCTGCCGCATCTGGTGTGGGCGCTGGAGTCGCTGGTGGCCGGCAAGGTGGTCAACCGCATCCAGGTCGACAAGGAGACCGAGCACTTCGCCAAGCTGGCGCTGGAGCGGATGTTGGCGCTGCCGTAG
- a CDS encoding response regulator transcription factor — protein sequence MTIKVLLADDQALLRSAFRVLVASEPDMEVVGEASDGAEAVEIARARGADVVLMDIRMPGTDGLAATRMITEDPQLKDVRVVMLTTFEVDEYVVDSLRAGASGFLGKGAEPDELLAAIRIAAAGEALLSPAATKGLIARFLAQGDGSGGEDAYDSSRLDALTVREREVLVQVGGGLSNDEIAARLEVSPLTVKTHVNRAMAKLSARDRAQLVVIAYETGLVRAGS from the coding sequence ATGACGATCAAGGTGCTGCTGGCGGACGATCAGGCGCTGCTGCGCAGCGCGTTCCGCGTCCTGGTGGCCTCCGAGCCGGACATGGAGGTGGTGGGCGAGGCGTCCGACGGCGCGGAGGCGGTGGAGATCGCCCGCGCCCGGGGCGCCGACGTCGTCCTGATGGACATCCGGATGCCCGGTACGGACGGGCTGGCCGCCACTCGCATGATCACCGAAGACCCGCAGCTCAAGGACGTACGGGTGGTCATGCTGACGACCTTCGAGGTGGACGAGTACGTGGTGGACTCGCTGCGGGCGGGGGCCAGCGGCTTCCTCGGCAAGGGCGCCGAACCCGATGAGCTGCTCGCGGCGATCCGTATCGCGGCGGCGGGCGAGGCACTGCTGTCCCCGGCCGCCACCAAGGGGCTGATCGCCCGCTTCCTGGCCCAGGGCGACGGAAGCGGCGGCGAGGACGCCTATGACTCCTCACGGCTGGACGCCCTGACCGTGCGCGAGCGGGAGGTCCTGGTCCAGGTGGGCGGCGGGCTGTCCAACGACGAGATCGCCGCCCGGCTGGAGGTCAGCCCGCTCACGGTCAAGACGCATGTCAACCGCGCGATGGCCAAACTGAGCGCCCGCGACCGCGCCCAGCTGGTGGTGATCGCCTACGAGACGGGCCTGGTCCGCGCAGGGTCGTAG
- a CDS encoding carbohydrate kinase family protein — translation MRIAVTGSIATDHLMSFPGRFADQLVADQLHTVSLSFLVDTLDVRRGGVGPNICFGMGLLGLRPILVGAAGEDFADYRAWLDRHGVDTASVHISEVQHTARFVCTTDADHNQIASFYTGAMSEARQIELQPVAERVGGLDLVLISADDPEAMVRHTEECRSRGIAFAADPSQQLARMEGEDIRLLIGGAEYLFTNEYEAALIETKTGWTADQILAKVGTRVTTLGAQGVRIDREGEEPVVVGCPEEEQKADPTGVGDAFRAGFLSGLSWNLSLERAAQVGCMLATLVIETVGTQEYELRRGHFMERLAKAYGHDAAGEIAAHLP, via the coding sequence GTGCGTATCGCCGTAACCGGCTCCATCGCCACCGACCATCTGATGTCCTTCCCCGGCCGTTTCGCCGATCAGCTGGTCGCCGATCAGCTGCATACGGTCTCCCTCTCCTTCCTTGTCGACACCCTCGACGTCCGCCGCGGCGGAGTCGGCCCCAACATCTGTTTCGGCATGGGCCTGCTGGGTCTGCGCCCGATCCTGGTCGGCGCGGCCGGCGAGGACTTCGCCGACTACCGCGCCTGGCTGGACCGGCACGGTGTGGACACCGCGTCCGTCCATATCTCCGAGGTCCAGCACACCGCGCGCTTCGTGTGCACCACCGACGCGGACCACAACCAGATCGCGTCCTTCTACACCGGCGCCATGAGCGAGGCCCGTCAGATCGAGCTCCAGCCGGTCGCGGAGCGCGTCGGCGGTCTCGACCTGGTGCTGATCAGCGCGGACGACCCGGAGGCCATGGTCCGCCACACCGAGGAGTGCCGCTCGCGCGGCATCGCCTTCGCCGCCGACCCCTCCCAGCAGCTCGCCCGCATGGAAGGGGAGGACATCCGGCTGCTGATCGGCGGCGCGGAGTACCTGTTCACCAATGAGTACGAGGCCGCGCTGATCGAGACCAAGACCGGCTGGACCGCGGACCAGATCCTCGCCAAGGTCGGCACCCGCGTCACCACGCTCGGCGCGCAGGGCGTGCGGATCGACCGCGAGGGCGAGGAGCCCGTGGTCGTCGGCTGCCCGGAGGAGGAGCAGAAGGCCGACCCGACCGGCGTCGGCGACGCCTTCCGCGCGGGCTTCCTCTCCGGTCTGTCCTGGAACCTCTCGCTGGAGCGGGCCGCCCAGGTGGGCTGCATGCTGGCGACGCTGGTCATCGAGACGGTCGGCACCCAGGAGTACGAGCTGCGCCGCGGCCACTTCATGGAGCGCCTCGCCAAGGCGTACGGCCATGACGCGGCGGGCGAGATCGCGGCCCACCTCCCCTGA
- a CDS encoding HesB/IscA family protein, whose translation MTVQDETTASEGIILSDAAASKVKSLLEQEGRDDLALRVAVQPGGCSGLRYQLFFDERSLDGDVVKDFGGVKVVTDRMSAPYLGGASIDFVDTIEKQGFTIDNPNATGSCACGDSFS comes from the coding sequence ATGACCGTTCAGGACGAGACCACCGCGAGCGAGGGCATCATCCTGTCCGACGCCGCCGCGTCGAAGGTCAAGAGCCTGCTGGAGCAGGAGGGCCGCGATGACCTCGCGCTGCGCGTCGCCGTCCAGCCCGGCGGCTGCTCCGGCCTGCGCTACCAGCTCTTCTTCGACGAGCGCTCGCTCGACGGCGACGTCGTCAAGGACTTCGGCGGTGTGAAGGTCGTGACCGACCGCATGAGCGCCCCGTACCTGGGCGGTGCCTCGATCGACTTCGTCGACACCATCGAGAAGCAGGGCTTCACCATCGACAACCCGAACGCCACGGGCTCCTGCGCCTGCGGCGACTCCTTCAGCTGA